Proteins from one Ahaetulla prasina isolate Xishuangbanna chromosome 2, ASM2864084v1, whole genome shotgun sequence genomic window:
- the NAA80 gene encoding N-alpha-acetyltransferase 80 — MGSVSEMLTAVPLHKRPDLLEACADLINEEWKRSRTSRIHSLQKSSDNFPMCLVLIRTLRLTEETAEGKTSNTQCQLLGHARLSRVVGQSNSLFVETVVVAKSLRGKGYGRKLMEAVENFAKAHSYQHLYLTTHDKQHFYAHLGYRLSKPVQWAGFISSLVPMEFLENFSTPQRKMELPTQSGKHNTNASYQSRSGANFSPSACAAPLSSSPFCSVAPPSLPSPCSYHSGTATISPGLPLPGPHPSSVQSSNALVHSSPSASPFASAAPALPPSPPPPPPLPLPVPPPRAFLLAQPSSRKPASSRVLENTFEEQTLLETPYRDLKGQPIFWMKKDI, encoded by the coding sequence ATGGGTTCGGTTTCAGAGATGCTCACAGCAGTCCCCCTTCACAAGAGGCCTGATCTCCTGGAGGCCTGTGCTGACCTCATCAACGAAGAGTGGAAACGGAGCCGGACTTCCCGTATCCACTCCCTGCAAAAATCCAGTGACAACTTTCCCATGTGCCTGGTACTGATCAGAACTTTGAGGCTAACGGAGGAAACTGCAGAAGGGAAGACGTCCAATACCCAGTGCCAACTTCTGGGACATGCCAGGTTATCCCGTGTGGTTGGCCAATCCAACAGTTTATTTGTGGAGACCGTGGTGGTTGCCAAGTCCCTCCGTGGAAAGGGCTATGGCAGGAAGCTGATGGAAGCTGTTGAGAACTTTGCCAAAGCCCATAGCTACCAGCATCTGTATCTCACCACACATGACAAACAGCATTTTTATGCCCACCTGGGCTATAGGTTGTCCAAGCCTGTCCAGTGGGCTGGATTCATCAGTTCTCTGGTACCTATGGAATTTTTGGAGAACTTCTCTACCCCTCAACGTAAGATGGAGCTTCCTACACAATCTGGGAAGCATAATACAAATGCATCTTACCAAAGCAGATCTGGAGCAAACTTTTCTCCTTCAGCATGTGCTgcacctctttcttcttctcctttttgctCAGTAGCCCCCCCTTCATTGCCTTCTCCTTGTTCTTACCATTCAGGGACAGCTACCATTTCTCCCGGTCTTCCGTTGCCAGGACCCCACCCATCCTCTGTCCAGTCCAGTAATGCTCTGGTTCACTCTTCACCATCAGCCTCCCCATTTGCCTCTGCTGCCCCAGCTCTTccaccctctcctcctcctcctcctccccttccactTCCGGTGCCTCCACCAAGAGCCTTTTTACTAGCCCAGCCAAGCTCCAGAAAACCTGCCTCTTCCAGGGTTTTGGAGAATACATTTGAAGAACAGACGCTTTTAGAAACACCTTATCGGGATCTGAAAGGGCAGCCCATATTCTGGATGAAGAAGGATATCTGA